A window of the Serratia sarumanii genome harbors these coding sequences:
- the sseA gene encoding 3-mercaptopyruvate sulfurtransferase → MNSPFLVTPQWLAQHINDENLVVIDVRMSPVGLTPKKDMLAEFERGHIPGAVYFDIDEVADKNTALPHMLPTAAEFGAAVGKLGISERDTLVIYDEGNQFSAPRGWWTFRNFGAERVYVLDEGLNGWTAQGQALATGPAQPAPQTFNARFNADAVVDMRQVEQALGTPVQILDARAAPRFYAEAPEPRPGLHRGHIPGSINIPYGELLENGRFKSLEALRQTFNDKGVDINGPIITSCGSGVTAAVLAFGLLSLGAPQVKLYDGAWSEWGQLSGKQPIAQD, encoded by the coding sequence ATGAATTCTCCGTTTCTGGTGACCCCTCAATGGCTTGCGCAACATATCAACGATGAAAATCTGGTGGTGATCGACGTCCGGATGTCGCCGGTGGGGCTGACGCCGAAGAAAGATATGCTTGCCGAGTTCGAACGCGGCCATATCCCAGGCGCGGTCTATTTCGATATCGACGAGGTGGCGGACAAAAACACCGCGCTGCCGCACATGCTGCCGACGGCGGCGGAGTTTGGCGCGGCGGTGGGCAAGCTGGGCATCAGCGAGCGCGATACCCTGGTGATTTACGACGAAGGCAACCAGTTCTCCGCGCCGCGCGGCTGGTGGACTTTCCGCAATTTCGGCGCCGAGCGCGTTTACGTGCTGGACGAAGGGCTGAACGGCTGGACCGCGCAGGGCCAGGCGCTGGCAACCGGCCCGGCGCAGCCTGCCCCGCAGACGTTCAACGCCCGGTTCAACGCCGACGCGGTGGTGGATATGCGGCAAGTGGAGCAGGCGTTAGGCACGCCGGTGCAAATTCTCGACGCGCGCGCCGCGCCGCGCTTTTATGCCGAAGCGCCGGAGCCGCGCCCCGGCCTGCACCGCGGCCATATTCCCGGCAGCATCAACATTCCGTACGGCGAGCTGCTGGAAAACGGCCGCTTCAAATCGCTGGAGGCGCTGCGCCAAACATTCAACGACAAGGGGGTGGATATCAACGGCCCGATCATCACCAGCTGCGGCTCCGGCGTGACGGCGGCGGTGCTGGCGTTCGGCCTGCTGTCGCTCGGCGCGCCGCAGGTCAAGCTGTATGACGGCGCCTGGAGCGAATGGGGCCAGCTGAGCGGCAAGCAGCCGATCGCCCAAGATTAA
- a CDS encoding NUDIX hydrolase: MTDRAFDGAKIALLCDGRLLVYQRDDKPGIPWPGMWDLPGGGRENGETPLQCVLRETQEEFGVLLAERQVVWQWRYDGIQPGYPPTWFMAGVITPAQIAAIRFGDEGQRWRMMPVEQFIHHPQGIGHLRRRVAVYWLQSA; the protein is encoded by the coding sequence ATGACGGATCGGGCGTTTGACGGGGCCAAGATCGCGCTGCTGTGCGACGGCCGCCTGCTGGTTTACCAACGGGACGACAAGCCGGGCATTCCGTGGCCCGGGATGTGGGATCTGCCCGGCGGCGGGCGGGAAAACGGCGAGACGCCGCTGCAGTGCGTGCTGCGGGAAACGCAGGAAGAGTTTGGGGTGTTGCTCGCCGAACGCCAGGTTGTCTGGCAGTGGCGTTACGACGGTATTCAGCCCGGCTACCCGCCGACCTGGTTTATGGCCGGAGTGATCACCCCGGCGCAGATCGCCGCCATTCGCTTTGGCGATGAAGGGCAGCGCTGGCGAATGATGCCGGTAGAGCAGTTTATTCACCACCCGCAGGGCATCGGGCATCTGCGCCGCCGGGTGGCGGTGTATTGGCTTCAGTCCGCCTGA
- a CDS encoding PLP-dependent aminotransferase family protein: MTRYATLAAILSQRIQQGLYPAGHRLPSVRALSQEHGVSISTVQQAYRLLEEQRLVEARPKSGYFVHTRRAQAELPAMTAPVQRPVDISQWEQVLELVRSRPREGLIQLGRGMPDIAEPTMKPLIVALRNAARHGDLRSLYYDSIQGVAALREQVARLLLDSGCQIGPDQLLITTGCQEAISAGLRAVCQPGDIVAVDSPCFHGTMQTLKGLGIKALEIPTDPLTGVSLAALEMALEQWPIKAILLTPNCNNPLGYIMPDAHKQRLLTLAQRHDAAIIEDDVYGDIAYHYPRPRTIKSFDEDGRVLLCSSFSKTLAPGLRVGWIAPGRYLERVLHMKFIGSGATATQPQLAIAEFIRGGHYLQHLRRMRARYQQNRDRMTDLILKHFPAGTRVSRPRGGFMLWIELDEAFDTLRLNRHLEQQGVQIAVGSIFSAAGKYRNCLRINYAPKLTAEIEQAVQRVGATIQALMPSGVLQPQAD; encoded by the coding sequence ATGACACGCTACGCCACTCTGGCCGCCATTCTCAGCCAACGCATTCAGCAAGGGCTGTATCCCGCCGGCCATCGCCTGCCTTCGGTGCGCGCGCTGAGCCAGGAGCACGGCGTCAGCATCAGCACGGTGCAGCAAGCCTACCGGCTGCTGGAAGAACAGCGCCTGGTGGAGGCGCGGCCGAAGTCGGGCTACTTCGTGCATACGCGGCGCGCGCAGGCCGAGCTGCCCGCCATGACGGCGCCGGTGCAGCGGCCGGTGGACATTTCGCAATGGGAGCAGGTGCTGGAGCTGGTGCGCAGCCGGCCGCGCGAGGGCCTGATCCAGCTGGGGCGCGGCATGCCGGATATCGCCGAGCCGACGATGAAACCGCTGATCGTCGCCCTGCGCAACGCCGCCCGCCACGGCGATCTGCGCAGCCTGTATTACGACAGCATTCAGGGCGTGGCCGCGCTGCGCGAGCAGGTCGCCCGCCTGCTGCTGGATTCCGGCTGCCAAATCGGCCCCGATCAGTTGCTGATCACCACCGGCTGCCAGGAGGCGATCTCCGCCGGGCTGCGCGCCGTTTGCCAACCCGGCGACATCGTGGCGGTCGATTCGCCCTGCTTCCACGGCACCATGCAGACGCTGAAGGGCCTGGGCATCAAGGCGCTGGAAATCCCCACCGATCCGCTCACCGGCGTCAGCCTGGCGGCGCTGGAGATGGCGCTGGAACAGTGGCCGATCAAAGCGATTCTGCTGACGCCCAACTGCAACAATCCGCTGGGCTACATCATGCCCGACGCCCACAAACAGCGGTTGCTGACGCTGGCGCAGCGCCACGACGCGGCGATCATCGAGGACGACGTCTACGGCGACATCGCCTATCACTACCCGCGGCCGCGCACCATCAAGTCGTTCGACGAAGACGGCCGCGTGCTGCTGTGCAGCTCGTTTTCCAAAACGCTGGCGCCGGGGCTGCGGGTGGGCTGGATCGCGCCCGGCCGCTACCTGGAGCGGGTGCTGCACATGAAGTTCATCGGCTCCGGCGCCACCGCCACCCAGCCGCAGCTGGCGATCGCCGAATTCATCCGCGGCGGGCACTATCTGCAGCACCTGCGGCGCATGCGCGCCCGCTACCAGCAGAACCGCGATCGCATGACCGACCTTATCCTGAAACACTTCCCGGCCGGCACCCGCGTCAGCCGGCCGCGCGGCGGCTTTATGCTGTGGATCGAACTGGACGAGGCGTTCGACACCCTGCGGCTGAACCGCCATCTCGAGCAGCAGGGCGTGCAGATCGCCGTCGGCAGCATCTTTTCCGCCGCCGGCAAATACCGCAACTGCCTGCGCATCAACTATGCGCCGAAGCTGACGGCGGAGATCGAACAGGCGGTGCAGCGGGTCGGCGCCACCATCCAGGCACTGATGCCGAGCGGCGTGCTGCAACCTCAGGCGGACTGA
- a CDS encoding DUF1127 domain-containing protein, translating into MALFDGMTTWRRVGWSRWRWYLLRRSTRRELLLLNDRQLADIGLTRADARREGDKPFWRG; encoded by the coding sequence ATGGCACTGTTTGATGGCATGACGACGTGGCGACGGGTAGGCTGGTCACGCTGGCGTTGGTATTTGTTGCGCCGCAGTACGCGCAGAGAGTTACTGCTGCTGAACGACAGGCAATTGGCGGATATCGGCCTGACGCGGGCGGATGCGCGGCGCGAAGGCGATAAACCGTTCTGGAGAGGGTAA
- a CDS encoding glutathione S-transferase family protein, with protein MLKLLGKASSINVRKVLWTCQELGLPLAREDWGSGFRSTQEPAFLALNPNGLVPVLIDGERVLWESNTICRYLAGREGRRDLLPQEPGARAAVEMWMDWQATDLNGAWRYVFMSRVRGHADYQDAASLAAAEREWNRLMGLLDKHLAQHGPYTAGAAFTLADVVLGLSLNRWLMTPFERPNYAALAAYQQRLLQRPGYVQHGANGLP; from the coding sequence ATGCTGAAATTATTGGGCAAAGCCTCATCGATCAACGTGCGCAAGGTATTGTGGACCTGCCAGGAGCTGGGGTTGCCGCTGGCGCGGGAGGACTGGGGCAGCGGCTTTCGCTCCACGCAGGAGCCGGCGTTTCTGGCACTGAATCCCAACGGCCTGGTGCCGGTGCTGATCGACGGCGAGCGGGTGCTGTGGGAGTCGAACACCATCTGCCGCTACCTGGCCGGACGGGAAGGGCGCCGCGATCTGCTGCCGCAGGAACCCGGCGCGCGCGCGGCGGTGGAGATGTGGATGGACTGGCAGGCCACCGATCTGAACGGCGCCTGGCGCTATGTGTTCATGTCGCGGGTGCGCGGGCATGCGGATTATCAGGATGCCGCCAGCCTGGCCGCCGCCGAGCGTGAGTGGAATAGGCTGATGGGGCTGCTGGACAAGCATTTGGCGCAGCACGGCCCTTATACCGCCGGCGCGGCCTTCACGCTGGCGGACGTGGTGCTGGGGCTGTCGCTGAATCGCTGGCTGATGACGCCGTTCGAGCGGCCGAATTATGCGGCGCTGGCGGCCTATCAGCAGCGCCTGCTGCAACGCCCTGGCTACGTGCAGCATGGCGCCAACGGTTTACCTTGA
- a CDS encoding Gfo/Idh/MocA family protein translates to MKQVRVGLIGTGYIGRCHAIAYAQAATVFPLKGELVLEMLAEVTPELAAQRATEFGFARSTGDWRQLVADPAIDVVDICAPNFLHKEMALEAIRHGKHVYSEKPLALDAADAAEMVQAARAKGVKTLVGFNYMKNPTSQLAREIIANGEIGEVVHFYGTHNEDYLADPRTPLDWHCRRASAGLGALGDLAAHIVNMAHYLVGDIVAVCGDMQTVIKQRPDPQDPARLLPVENEDQAGALLRFAGGAMGTIETSRIACGRKMGLTYVVTGTKGTLSYTQERMAELKLYRHDEPAERQGFKTLLVGPKHPDYAAFCISAGHGIGFNDQKTVEIRDLVNGIAAGDRMWPDFEEGWKVSCVLDAIAASAEQRRWLEINRD, encoded by the coding sequence ATGAAACAGGTACGCGTTGGGTTAATCGGCACCGGCTATATCGGGCGTTGTCACGCCATCGCCTATGCGCAGGCCGCCACGGTCTTTCCTCTGAAAGGGGAGCTGGTGCTGGAGATGCTGGCGGAAGTGACGCCCGAGCTGGCGGCGCAGCGCGCCACCGAGTTCGGCTTTGCGCGCTCGACCGGCGATTGGCGGCAGCTGGTGGCCGATCCGGCGATCGACGTGGTGGACATCTGCGCGCCCAACTTCTTGCACAAAGAGATGGCGCTGGAGGCGATCCGCCACGGCAAGCACGTGTATTCGGAAAAGCCGCTGGCGCTGGACGCCGCCGACGCGGCGGAGATGGTGCAGGCCGCCCGCGCCAAGGGCGTGAAAACGCTGGTCGGTTTCAACTACATGAAGAACCCGACCAGCCAGCTGGCGCGCGAGATCATCGCCAACGGTGAAATCGGCGAGGTGGTGCATTTTTACGGCACCCACAATGAGGATTATCTGGCCGACCCGCGCACGCCGCTCGACTGGCACTGCCGCCGCGCCAGCGCCGGGCTGGGCGCGCTGGGGGATCTGGCGGCGCACATCGTCAACATGGCGCACTACCTGGTGGGCGACATCGTGGCGGTCTGTGGCGATATGCAAACGGTGATCAAACAGCGCCCGGACCCGCAAGACCCGGCGCGCCTGTTGCCGGTGGAAAACGAAGATCAGGCCGGCGCGCTGCTGCGCTTCGCCGGCGGGGCGATGGGCACTATCGAAACCTCGCGCATTGCCTGCGGGCGCAAGATGGGGCTGACCTATGTGGTCACCGGCACCAAGGGCACGCTGAGCTATACCCAGGAGCGGATGGCGGAGCTGAAGCTGTATCGGCACGATGAGCCGGCGGAGCGGCAGGGGTTCAAAACGCTGCTGGTAGGGCCGAAGCACCCGGACTACGCGGCGTTCTGCATCAGCGCCGGGCACGGCATCGGCTTTAACGATCAGAAGACGGTGGAGATCCGCGATCTGGTCAACGGCATCGCCGCGGGCGATCGCATGTGGCCGGACTTTGAAGAAGGCTGGAAGGTGTCTTGCGTGCTGGATGCGATAGCCGCCTCCGCCGAGCAGCGGCGCTGGCTGGAGATTAACCGCGATTGA
- a CDS encoding amidohydrolase translates to MNHHASLIITNGKFHTVDRQNPTAQAVAIRDGKFLAVGSESEVMQHAGPETQVIDLHGHTAIPGLNDSHLHLIRGGLNYNLELRWEGVPSLADALRMLKEQALRTPSPQWVRVVGGWTEFQFAERRMPTLDEINQAAPDTPVFILHLYDRALLNRAALKVVGYTKDTPNPPGGEIQRDANGNPTGMLIAKPNAMILYATLAKGPKLPLEQQVNSTRQFMRELNRLGLTSAIDAGGGFQNYPEDYQVIAELHEKKQLTIRIAYNLFTQRPKQELEDFELWTDMLKPGQGTDFYRHNGAGEMLVFSAADFEDFLQPRPDLPPGTEDELERVVRHLVEHRWPFRLHATYDESISRMLDVFEKVNRDIPFNGLHWLFDHAETITERNIERVKALGGGIAVQHRMAFQGEYFAERYGIEATKHTPPVAKMLAAELPVGLGTDATRVASYNPWTALYWLVSGRTVGGMAMYDDSARLDRETALMLWTQGSAWFSTEQGKKGQIKVGQLADVAVLSQDYFSVPEEQIKGIESVMTVVDGKVVYAAGSFSPLAPPPLPVLPEWSPVTQVPGHYRSAPPSAAAKVGVLSQAHQCCGPCGVHAHQHDIARRSSIPVSDENAFWGAFGCSCFSF, encoded by the coding sequence ATGAACCACCACGCTTCATTGATCATCACCAACGGCAAGTTTCACACTGTCGATCGCCAAAATCCCACCGCACAGGCGGTCGCCATCCGCGACGGCAAATTTCTGGCGGTCGGCAGCGAAAGCGAAGTCATGCAGCACGCCGGGCCGGAAACCCAGGTGATCGACCTGCACGGCCACACCGCCATTCCGGGCCTGAACGACTCGCACCTGCACCTGATCCGCGGCGGCCTGAACTATAACCTGGAGCTGCGCTGGGAAGGCGTGCCTTCGCTGGCCGACGCGCTGCGCATGTTGAAAGAACAGGCGCTGCGCACACCGAGCCCGCAATGGGTGCGGGTGGTCGGCGGTTGGACCGAATTCCAGTTCGCCGAGCGCCGCATGCCGACGCTCGACGAAATCAACCAGGCGGCGCCGGACACGCCGGTGTTCATTCTGCACCTCTACGATCGCGCGCTGCTCAACCGCGCGGCGCTGAAGGTGGTCGGCTACACCAAAGACACGCCGAACCCGCCGGGCGGCGAGATCCAGCGCGACGCCAACGGCAACCCGACCGGCATGCTGATCGCCAAGCCCAACGCCATGATCCTGTACGCCACGCTGGCGAAAGGACCGAAGCTGCCGCTGGAGCAGCAGGTCAACTCCACCCGCCAGTTTATGCGCGAGCTGAACCGTCTGGGCCTCACCAGCGCCATCGACGCCGGCGGCGGCTTCCAGAACTACCCGGAGGATTATCAGGTGATCGCCGAGCTGCACGAGAAAAAGCAGCTGACCATTCGCATCGCCTATAACCTGTTCACCCAGCGGCCGAAGCAGGAGCTGGAAGACTTCGAGCTGTGGACCGACATGCTCAAGCCGGGCCAGGGCACCGACTTTTATCGCCACAACGGCGCCGGCGAGATGCTGGTGTTCTCCGCCGCCGACTTCGAAGACTTCCTGCAGCCGCGCCCGGATCTGCCGCCGGGCACCGAGGACGAGCTGGAGCGGGTGGTGCGCCATCTGGTCGAGCACCGCTGGCCGTTCCGCCTGCACGCCACCTATGACGAATCCATCAGCCGCATGCTGGACGTGTTCGAGAAGGTGAACCGCGACATTCCGTTCAACGGGCTGCACTGGCTGTTTGACCACGCCGAAACCATTACCGAACGCAATATCGAACGGGTCAAGGCATTGGGCGGCGGCATTGCGGTGCAGCACCGCATGGCATTCCAGGGCGAATATTTCGCCGAGCGCTACGGCATCGAAGCCACCAAACATACGCCGCCGGTGGCGAAAATGCTGGCGGCCGAGCTGCCGGTCGGGCTGGGCACCGACGCCACCCGCGTCGCCAGCTACAACCCGTGGACAGCGCTGTACTGGCTGGTCTCCGGCCGCACCGTCGGCGGCATGGCGATGTACGACGACAGCGCGCGGCTGGATCGCGAAACGGCGCTGATGCTGTGGACGCAAGGCAGCGCCTGGTTCTCCACCGAGCAGGGCAAGAAAGGCCAGATCAAGGTCGGCCAGCTGGCGGATGTGGCGGTGCTGTCGCAGGACTATTTCAGCGTGCCGGAAGAGCAGATCAAAGGCATTGAGTCGGTAATGACGGTGGTGGACGGCAAGGTGGTCTACGCCGCCGGCAGCTTCTCGCCGCTGGCGCCGCCGCCGCTGCCGGTGCTGCCGGAGTGGTCGCCGGTCACCCAGGTGCCGGGCCACTACCGTTCCGCGCCGCCGTCGGCGGCGGCCAAAGTCGGCGTGCTGAGCCAGGCGCACCAATGCTGCGGCCCGTGCGGCGTACACGCGCACCAGCATGACATCGCGCGCCGCTCCAGCATCCCGGTGTCGGATGAAAACGCCTTCTGGGGCGCGTTCGGCTGTTCGTGCTTCTCGTTCTAA
- a CDS encoding antibiotic biosynthesis monooxygenase, translating into MAHPQHVTLVITHRLAPGNEQAYEAWLNRIMPDAAGFTGHLGVNVIRPSGDEQAYTVLVRFDNLDNLYRWIHSPLRKQYIEEVTPLLLESDHIEIRPGAEFWFTPPSPGVRQPPQWKQFIITLLVIFPSTNLMPWFWGLALPQLNGTLLGHFLNDATVVALVVYLWMPIVTRVFHQWLTRR; encoded by the coding sequence ATGGCCCATCCGCAGCATGTCACGCTGGTGATCACCCACCGTTTGGCGCCGGGGAACGAGCAGGCCTATGAGGCCTGGCTGAACCGCATCATGCCCGACGCCGCGGGCTTCACCGGCCATTTGGGCGTCAACGTGATTCGCCCTTCCGGCGACGAGCAGGCCTATACGGTGCTGGTCCGCTTCGACAACCTCGACAATCTGTACCGCTGGATCCACTCGCCGCTGCGCAAGCAATACATCGAAGAAGTCACCCCGCTGTTGCTGGAGAGCGACCATATCGAGATCCGCCCCGGCGCGGAGTTCTGGTTTACCCCGCCCAGCCCCGGCGTGCGCCAGCCGCCCCAGTGGAAGCAGTTCATCATCACCCTGCTGGTGATCTTCCCTTCCACCAATCTGATGCCCTGGTTTTGGGGGCTGGCGCTGCCGCAGCTGAACGGCACGCTGCTCGGCCATTTTCTCAATGACGCCACCGTGGTCGCCCTGGTGGTGTACCTGTGGATGCCTATCGTGACCCGCGTTTTTCATCAATGGCTGACCCGCCGCTAG
- a CDS encoding hydrolase produces the protein MSKFQLLDKDNSALIFIDHQPQMAFGVANIDRQQLKNNVVGLAKAGKIFNVPTLFTSVETESFSGYIWPELLAVHPEITPIERTSMNSWEDAAFVKAVEATGRKKLVISALWTEVCLTFPALMALEAGYEVYVVTDTSGGTSVDAHERSIDRMVQAGAVPVTWQQVLLEYQRDWARKDTYDAVMALVREHSGAYGMGVDYAYTMVHHAPARTLK, from the coding sequence ATGTCCAAGTTTCAACTGCTTGATAAAGACAACTCCGCACTGATTTTTATCGACCATCAACCGCAAATGGCCTTCGGCGTGGCTAATATTGATCGTCAGCAACTGAAAAACAACGTTGTTGGTTTGGCGAAGGCGGGCAAGATTTTCAACGTGCCAACCCTTTTCACCTCGGTAGAAACCGAAAGCTTCAGCGGCTATATCTGGCCGGAACTGCTGGCGGTACACCCGGAAATCACCCCGATTGAACGCACCTCGATGAACTCCTGGGAAGACGCGGCCTTCGTTAAAGCCGTGGAAGCCACCGGCCGCAAAAAGCTGGTGATCTCCGCGCTGTGGACCGAAGTGTGCCTGACCTTCCCGGCGCTGATGGCGCTGGAAGCCGGCTATGAAGTGTATGTGGTGACCGACACCTCCGGCGGCACCTCCGTCGATGCGCACGAGCGTTCGATCGATCGCATGGTGCAGGCCGGCGCCGTGCCGGTGACCTGGCAGCAGGTGCTGCTGGAGTACCAGCGCGACTGGGCGCGCAAAGACACCTACGACGCGGTGATGGCGCTGGTGCGCGAACACAGCGGCGCGTACGGCATGGGCGTCGACTACGCTTACACCATGGTGCACCACGCACCGGCCCGCACGCTGAAATAA
- a CDS encoding LysR substrate-binding domain-containing protein, with protein MRLNLEALLILDALDRHGSFAAAAAALFKTPSALSYMVQKLENDLDITLLDRSGHRAKFTDTGKLMLEKGRVLLRAAQDLEQQARYVENGWESEITLGIDASFPFARLLPLIDEFYRQHHHTRLRFSHEVLAGSWESLVYGCADIIIGAICEPPSRVGYAFSRLGQLDYVFAVAPQHPLAALPEPLPKDEIRQHRAVVVRDTSRVNAPQSLNLLEEQDTLTVFGFDAKLQAQLAGLGCGYLPRSLAEPYLNSGELVAKRVESERCSDVAYFGWRESASGLAAKWWRERLQRYADDGEAYPAAQ; from the coding sequence ATGAGATTAAACCTGGAAGCGCTGCTGATTTTGGACGCGCTGGACCGGCACGGATCTTTCGCCGCCGCGGCCGCCGCACTGTTTAAAACCCCTTCGGCACTCAGCTATATGGTGCAAAAGCTGGAAAACGATCTCGACATCACCCTGCTGGACCGCTCCGGCCACCGGGCGAAGTTCACCGATACCGGCAAGCTGATGCTGGAAAAAGGGCGGGTGTTGCTGCGGGCGGCGCAGGATCTGGAGCAGCAGGCGCGCTACGTGGAGAACGGCTGGGAAAGCGAGATCACGCTCGGGATCGATGCCTCCTTCCCGTTTGCCCGCCTGTTGCCGCTGATCGACGAGTTCTATCGGCAGCATCATCATACCCGGCTGCGTTTCAGCCACGAGGTGCTGGCCGGCTCCTGGGAATCGCTGGTTTACGGCTGCGCCGACATTATCATCGGCGCCATCTGCGAGCCGCCGTCGCGGGTGGGTTATGCGTTCAGCCGGCTGGGGCAGTTGGATTACGTGTTCGCCGTCGCGCCACAGCATCCGCTGGCGGCGCTGCCGGAACCGTTGCCGAAAGATGAGATCCGTCAGCACCGGGCGGTGGTGGTGCGCGATACCTCGCGGGTCAACGCGCCGCAGAGCCTGAACCTGCTGGAAGAACAGGATACGCTGACGGTCTTCGGCTTCGACGCCAAGCTGCAGGCGCAGTTGGCCGGGCTGGGCTGCGGCTATCTACCGCGTTCTCTGGCGGAACCTTACCTGAACAGCGGCGAACTGGTGGCGAAACGCGTTGAATCTGAGCGCTGCAGCGACGTTGCCTATTTCGGCTGGCGGGAAAGCGCCAGCGGTCTGGCAGCCAAGTGGTGGCGCGAGCGGCTGCAGCGTTACGCGGATGACGGCGAGGCTTACCCGGCGGCGCAGTGA
- a CDS encoding cell envelope integrity protein TolA → MKKTLGLLALLLLSGYGAGRQAGIPLPEPQAEAQATAPLSYPVRVHNAVSRELRLPERARGQRCTISIRLRPDGKLASSKIVRGDAPLCAAASAAVQCAQFPPMATATEYALFNAVVLDFVP, encoded by the coding sequence ATGAAAAAGACACTAGGCCTGTTGGCGCTGTTGCTGTTAAGCGGCTACGGCGCCGGGCGTCAGGCCGGCATCCCGTTGCCGGAGCCGCAGGCCGAGGCGCAGGCCACGGCGCCGCTCAGCTATCCGGTGCGGGTGCATAACGCGGTGAGCCGCGAGCTGCGTTTGCCTGAACGCGCGCGCGGCCAACGCTGCACCATCAGCATTCGGTTGCGGCCGGACGGCAAGCTGGCGAGCAGCAAGATCGTGCGGGGTGACGCGCCACTGTGCGCGGCGGCGAGCGCGGCAGTGCAGTGCGCGCAGTTTCCGCCGATGGCCACCGCCACCGAGTACGCGCTGTTCAACGCCGTGGTGCTCGATTTCGTTCCCTGA
- a CDS encoding fatty acid desaturase → MSYAHYLHPEQRERIRQLYRRRHWRLELPTWGIMAAVYGGWFGVALGWQTLGPWLGAPLLILLTTWYMSLQHELIHGHPTRWPRVNQLFGLLPLAVWYPYGLYRDSHLRHHRNDHLTDPHEDPESYYFSAAQWRRYPRLLPLLAAVRNTLIGRVLLGPALDIAATLVGAVKALAAGEWRVWARWLVHLSLLAMLLDWLQAQGIGAAFYLLAISYPALALTKVRSFFEHRAVDAPQARSIINEAGWPWRLLFLNLNYHLVHHDLPGLPWYGLREVYLAEREAYQRRSQGFVAQGYGEWLRDYALTPIDVGVHPLRAGEPQGEGDVLPTEKFIARWKRVSQDFPT, encoded by the coding sequence ATGTCCTACGCCCACTATTTGCACCCCGAACAGCGCGAACGAATCAGGCAGCTTTATCGGCGCCGGCATTGGCGGCTGGAGCTGCCCACCTGGGGGATCATGGCGGCGGTGTACGGCGGCTGGTTCGGCGTGGCGCTGGGGTGGCAAACGCTGGGCCCGTGGCTTGGCGCGCCGCTGCTGATCCTGCTGACCACCTGGTACATGTCGTTGCAGCACGAGCTGATCCACGGCCATCCGACGCGCTGGCCGCGCGTCAATCAGCTGTTCGGCCTGTTGCCGCTGGCGGTGTGGTATCCCTACGGGCTGTATCGCGATTCGCATCTGCGCCACCATCGCAACGACCACCTGACCGATCCGCACGAAGATCCCGAAAGCTATTACTTCAGCGCCGCGCAGTGGCGGCGCTATCCCCGGCTGCTGCCGCTGCTGGCCGCCGTGCGCAATACGCTGATCGGCCGGGTGCTCCTTGGCCCGGCGCTGGATATCGCCGCGACCCTGGTCGGGGCGGTGAAAGCGCTTGCCGCCGGGGAGTGGCGCGTCTGGGCGAGGTGGTTGGTGCACCTGTCGCTGTTGGCGATGCTGCTCGACTGGCTGCAGGCGCAGGGTATCGGCGCGGCGTTTTACCTGCTGGCCATCAGCTACCCGGCGCTGGCGCTGACCAAGGTAAGATCGTTTTTTGAGCATCGCGCCGTGGACGCACCGCAGGCACGTTCTATTATTAATGAGGCGGGTTGGCCGTGGCGGCTGCTGTTTCTCAATCTGAACTATCATTTAGTGCATCACGATCTGCCCGGCCTGCCCTGGTATGGTTTGCGCGAAGTCTATCTGGCGGAGCGCGAGGCGTACCAGCGTCGCAGCCAGGGATTTGTCGCGCAGGGCTACGGCGAGTGGCTGCGCGATTACGCCCTGACGCCGATCGACGTCGGCGTGCATCCGTTGCGCGCCGGTGAACCGCAGGGGGAGGGCGATGTCCTGCCGACGGAAAAATTTATTGCGCGCTGGAAGCGCGTTTCTCAGGATTTTCCAACCTAA